Within the Dialister hominis genome, the region CTGCAGAAGATATGCCGGAAGAGGAGCCATCCTCGGCAGCGCTCTTTGCGCAGCTTAAGTTTTACAGAAATTACCTCGCGTCAAAGAAAGGCGTGCCGGTCAACCGCATCTTTACCGACGACACCCTCTCGGAAATGGCAAGGAAGCGTCCTGAGACAAAGGAAGAGCTCCGGGCCATCCGCGGCATAGGACCGAAGAAGTCCGCCGAATACGGAGACGCGTTCATCAATATTATCAAGTCATCACCGCAGAGTGCGGAGTAAGGAGAGAGACATGAGCCTTGCAGATAAAGAGTACTTAGGCATAGTGAAGAATATCCTCGAAAACGGGGCCCTTGGCGACAACCGCACCGGCATGCCTGCCTACAAGCTGCCCCACCAGATCATGCAGTTTGACCTTGAAAAGGAATTCCCGATCCTGACGACCAAGTTCGTCGCATTCAAGACATCCGTGAAGGAAATCCTCTGGATCTGGCAGAAACAGTCGAACGACGTCCGCGTCCTTCAGGACTGGAACTGCCACGTATGGGATGAATGGATGAGAGAAGACGGCACGATCGGAAAGGCATACGGCTACCAGCTGGGCAAGTACCATCAGGTGGACACGCTCCTTGAAACGCTGAAGAAGGATCCGCAGAGCCGCCGCATGGTCGTCGACCTCTGGAACGTCCAGGATCTGCCGGACATGGCGCTCTATCCCTGCGCCTTCCTCACCATGTGGGACGTCTCCGCTGACGGTCGCCTGAACTGCATGCTCGTGCAGAGAAGCGGCGACATGGGACTCGGCGTGCCTTTCAACATGGCGCAGTACGCAGCCCTCGTCTGCATGATCGCGCAGGTGAGCGGACTCCGTCCGGGCCTTTTCACCCACGTCATCAACAACGCCCATGTTTACGAAAACCATAAGGAACAGCTTCTCCTCCAGCTCTCCCGCCTGCCGCAGGCTTACGATGCGCCGAAGCTCGTCCTGAATTCTGACATCAAGAACTTCTACGACTTCAAGCCGGAAGACATCGTCCTTAAAAACTACAAGCATCACGACAAGATTGCCATGGAGGTGTCCGTATGAGCCTCTCCATCATCGTTGCCAAAGCATCCAATAACGCCATCGGAAAGGACAATGCCCTTCTCTGGCACCTCTCCGACGACCTCAAGCGGTTCAAGAAACTGACGATGGGCCATCCGATTATCATGGGAAGGAAGACCTTCGAAAGCCTCCCGGGCGTCCTTCCCGGCCGCGTTCACTACGTCCTCACAGGAAATAAGGACTACAAAGCGCCCGAGGGCGTTCTCCTCTTCCACGACGTGAAATCCCTCATGGAATCCCTCCCCGAAGGAGAAAACTTCGTCATCGGCGGCGAGCACATGTACAAAGCCCTCCTCCCGTACGCAGGCGCCCTCTACATCACAGAAGTAGAGAAACCCTTCGACGGCGATGCCTTCTTCCCTGAGATCCGTCCCGAAGACTGGGTCGTCACCGAAGAAACAGAAGGCGAAGGAAACATCCCGCACCGCTTCATCACCTACCACAGGAAATAGAAATAGTGGAATAAAATAGAAATAATAAAGCAGCAGAATCAGGGTACCACCAGGCTTGCCTTCCCAGACGGGGAAGGGGGACCGCTTCGCGGTGGATAGGGTTGATTTGGGGACGCGGACAAAAAGTTGGACCAATTGACAGAGGTGTCAGGAGGTCAATTTATGTATTCGCATGAAGAACGCTTAAAGGCAGTCAAACTGCACGTCGATTCGGGCATGGGGCTCAAAGGCATTATGAGAACGCTCGGCTATCCTCACGACATAAAAGTGTTGCGTCAATGGTGCCGGGAATTCAAGTTCTCCAGAGAGATTCACGAAGTAGACGGATTTGATGACGGATATTCTCTCAAACAAAAAACATTAGCCGTCAAATACTTCGTAAATTGCGGCGATCTGCGGCGCACCATCAGGGAAATAGGCTATCCCAGCAGCACGCAGAGATTGAAAATATGGGTTGAGAAATACAACCTTAACGAAAACGATCATTGGCAAGCTGACCAGAACCCTGTAAAATGGGGGCAAGATCGACAGACGGGAAGCAGTCCACTGATTCAGGAGAATCCATTCGAAGAAATTGAGATAGCCTCTAACGCTATCTACAAGGACTTAGGCTTCCTCGAGGAATTGTTCCAAAGGAGGCTGGCAACAATGTCTAAAAAGGACTCGGAAGTAACGATTGAATCTTTAAAAGAAGAAATGCAAGTACTGCTTAGAAATATGGAAAACCTCCGCAAAGAGAATAAAGCATTGCTGAAAGCCAATCAGTCACTGGGAGAGAAGACGAAGTCTCTTGATGAAAAGTGCCAGACACTTGCGAAAGAGTATAAGGAGCTTGGCGAGCAGACTCTTATTAAACGGATCGAGTACGAAGCCCTCGAGATAGCTGCAGAAACAATAAAAAAAGAAGAGGGCATCAGTCTAAAAACACTGACCAATCGGGAAAAAGCCATCGTGATTGATGCCCTTCTGAGCCGCAGCAAGTATCCCCTGAAGAAACTGCTGACGGTGCTAAATATGGCTAAAGCCTCATATTTCTACCAGAAATCCGCTATGAAGGCGGGAGATAAATATGCGGAAATACGCGAAACCATCAAAGACAAATTTAAGAAGAACCGGTCGGTTTATGGTTACCGGAGAATCTGGTTAGCGCTCAGAAAAGATGGGAAAATTCTTTCTGAGAAGCTCGTCCGCCGCTTTATGAAAGAGGATCATCTGGTTCCATACCGCAAAAAAGCTAAAAAGTATAGCTCCTACAAAGGAGAAATTTCACCTGCCCCTAATCTCGTTAACAGGAATTTTCATGCCGACGAACCAGGAAAGCTGCTTCTCACAGATATTACGGAATTCCACATATCTGCAGGGAAAGTATACCTGTCAGCTATAACTGACGTCTTTGACGGCAAGATTGTCGCATGGACGATCGGCACGTCGCCGAATGCCAAACTGGTCAATACCATGCTGGTAAAAGCGAGAGAGGCCCTGGGCGATGACAAGCATCCTATCGTTCATTCAGACCGCGGTATACATTACCAATGGCCTGGATGGATCGCCTTGATGAAGAAATTTGGCTGGACAAGATCCATGTCGAAAAAAGGGTGCTCGCCGGATAATGCTGCTTGTGAAGGTGTCTTTGGAAGAGTAAAAAACGAAATGTTCTATAATAGAAGCTGGATAGGTGTATCCATTAAAGAATTCATAGCTTACCTAGACGATTATCTTCATTGGTATAATGAAGACCGAATTAAAATTACCTTGGGCGGCATGAGTCCAGTAGAATACAGAGAAAGCTTAGGGATAATGTAAGTACTACCAGAATGGTCCAAAAAAATATCCGCACCCCCTTTCCACGGACGAAGTCCGGTTTTATGGTTTTCATCTCCCTCAATCCGCTTATATCAGCTAATTCTCTAATTGGATATACCCACACAAAAGGGGCCGTGCCAAAATGTGTAATCATTTTGATACAGCCCTTTTTTCTATTGCAGAAATCCCCCGTTTCCAGCATCAGAAACCAGGAACTCCCCGCGGAAGGGGAAGCGGAAAGGCCGTTTCTCATGCGGGCGGCGAGTACTTTCTCATGGTATGCAAGCGCGTATTCTAAGGGGATACCTAAACATTTATTGCGGATTTTGGACGCCTGTCCCAAACCGGACGCAGCATCATGGAAGAGAGAAAATATCGGAAATCCCGGGATTTATCCCATCATAAGGCACTTTTGGGAGCCTGCCATATTTAGGAAGTTAGATATAAAAAGAACGAATATCGAAAAAATTAAATTAAGTGAGCAAAAATTTAATTATATTAAATATGAAATTTAAAGTTTCAACCTACTTTATTTTCTAATTTCCTTAACAATAAACGGGATACAGAAAAATAATGAAAAGGACGACCTAATAAAAATTATTTTGAGATATTGACTAATTTTGAATACGTGCATTAAGATTATGACATAATCAACGATGGGGTGATTGGCCGGCGCCTTCGCGGAGCCGGAAAGAAATTCCTTTTTAAGAAAGCATCGAGGTGATATAAATGATGCCTCTCATATTTGCCAAGGAAGGCGAGACTGTGACGATACGCCGCATTTCAGGGAAAGACGACGTCCGCCAGCATCTGGCTGAGCTCGGATTTGTGATGGACGCAGAAGTTTTGATTGTCAGCCACATGGCAGGCAACCTGATCGTACAGGTCAAAGGGAGCCGCATTGCTCTCGACAAGTCCATGGCGCAGAGAATTTTCTTTTAAAGGAGGAAGGGAGCAGCTATGAAAACATTGAAGGAAGTGGCAGTCGGGGAGACCGCCAAGGTCAAGAAGATCGGCGGCAACGGACCGACGCGCCGCCGCATCATGGACATGGGCATCACAAAGGGAGTCGATGTCTTTGTCCGTAAGGTAGCACCACTGGGCGATCCGATCGAACTGACCGTCCGCGGCTACGAACTTTCCATCCGCAAGAGTGAAGCGGAAGTCATTGAAGTGGAAGAGTAATTTTCTCATATATTTATTTCCTTAAGGTAGGAAAGGAGTCAGAATGTCAATCAGAATCGCCCTTGCGGGCAATCCGAACTGCGGCAAGACGACACTGTTTAATGAATTGACCGGCAGCAACCAGTATGTGGGAAACTGGGCCGGCGTCACCGTAGAAAAGAAGGACGGCATCCTTAAAGGACACAAGGATGTCATTATCCAGGATCTTCCGGGGATCTATTCTTTGTCCCCGTATACACTGGAAGAAAAGGTAGCAAGAAATTACCTTGTCAACGAACAGCCTGACGTGATTCTGAATATCATCGATGGTACAAATCTGGAAAGAAACCTGTACCTCTCCACACAGCTGATTGAAATCGGACTGCCGGTCGTCATGGCAGTCAACATGATGGACCTCGTCAAGAAGAGCGGGGACAAGATCGACATCAAGAAGATGGGCGAGGAACTGGGCTGCGAAGTCGTGGAAATCTCCGCGCTGCAGGGCAAGGGCTGCAAGGAAGCTGCTGAAAGAGCCATCGAGGCTGCCAAGAGCGGCAGGAAGCACTGCCTGCCTTCCGTATTCACTGGAAGCGTAGAACACGCCATTGCGCACATTGAAGAATCCATCCATGACAAAGTGGACAAGGAATTCGTCCGTTGGTATGCCATCAAGGTATTTGAAAGAGACCATGATGCGACCGATGCACTGCAGCTCGATCCTAAGACTCTCGCTCACCTTGATACGCACATCAAGGACTGCGAAGATGAAATGGACGATGATTCCGAATCCATCATCATCAACCAGCGTTACTCCTATATCGGACGCATCATTTCCAGCGTCCTGACGAAGAAGCATGACTGCCATGCGATGACGGTCTCCGACAAGATCGACCGCGTCGTCACGAACCGTATCCTTGCTCTTCCGATTTTCTTCGCCATCATGACGTTTGTGTACTACATTTCCGTCACGACCATCGGCACATGGGCTACCGACTGGACGAATGACGTATTCTTCGGCGAATATGTCAATGATGCAGCTGCCGGCCTCATGGAAGCCATTGCCGCTCCTGACTGGCTGGAAAGCCTTGTCGTCGACGGCATCATCGGCGGCGTGGGCACCGTCCTTGGCTTCGTGCCGCAGATTGTTCTTATTTTCTTCTTCCTGGCACTCCTGGAAGACTCCGGATACATGGCGCGCGTCGCATTCATCATGGACCGCATTTTCCGCAAATTCGGCCTGTCCGGCAAGTCCTTCATTCCGATCCTGGTCGGAAGCGGCTGCGGCGTGCCGGCTGTCATGGCGACACGTACGATCGAAGATCAGCGTGACCGCCGCATGACCATCATGCTCTGCACCTTCATCCCGTGCTCCGCGAAGGCTGTCATCATTTCCATGATCACGTCCACCTTCTTCCCAGACTCGGTACTCATGGCTCCGGCTATGTACTTCCTGGGCATTGCCGTCATCGTTCTGGCGGGCATTGCTCTGAAGAAGACCTCTGCCTTTGCCGGCGATCCGGCACCTTTCGTCATGGAACTTCCGGCATACCATATTCCGGCTATGAAGGGCGTCATCCGTCATATGTGGGACAGAGCGAAAGGCTTCATCATCAAGGCAGGCACCATCATTTTTGCAGCCTGCGTCATCATCTGGTTCTTCTCCGCATTCAATGCGTCCATGGAAATGGTCGATATTGAAGACTCCATGCTCGCAGCCTTCGGCGGAGCTATTTCCTGGATCTTCGCACCGGTCGGTCTGGGCGACTGGAAAGGCGCCGTCGCTGTCATTTCCGCTGAAATGGCAAAGGAAAACGCTATCGGCACCCTTGCTGTCCTGAACGGCGTCGCTGCTGATGCAGAAGACATGGAACTCATGGCTGGCATTGCCGGTATGTTCACACCGATTGCCGCTTTCTCCTTCATGATCCTGAACCTGTTCGACCCGCCGTGCGTCGTTGCTATGGCTACGATTGCCCGTGAAATGGGCGACAGGAAATGGGCAGCTCTTGCCATCGGATTCCAGATCATGCTCGGATACGGCATGGCATTCGTCGCTTACAACATCGGAAGCTGGCTCTTCTACGGCGCCGCTTTCGGCATTGGACAAGTCCTTGCCATCGTCGTCAGCCTGGCAGCTCTCTGGATGATCGTCCGTCCTGCTCCCAAGAAGAAGGAAGAAATTCTGGAAGGAGCCGGCGTGAAGGCGTAAGCACCATTATTTCAGAAAGGGTGATTTCATTGAGCATTGGCGTTTACTTAGTCATTGCTGCCATCGCCATCCTCTTCGTCCTGGCATGCCGCCATATTTACAAGGTGACATTCGGCGGAGGAAGCTGCTGCGGAGGCGGGGACGGAGAATGTCCGGCCTGCAAAGCACGCAGCATGGAACTGCATGGGGGCATCAAGAACTCCTGAGTAAGGAAATTTCCAATCATGAAAGATGTCTGGGTCATCGGGCTCAGGCATCTTTTTTTATTGCCCGGAAGATATTTCGCTCAATTTCGCTTGAAAAAGCCCCTCTTACGCAAGGGCGGAAAAGAAACGACTGATTACTCGTTCAAAAAGATGCCGGCTTAAAAACGCCTTTTTCTTTGAAAACGGGCAGAGATCTTTTTTCATGGACATATAGAATATATTTTTTATTTGTATTGCTATCATGAACAAAAACTATTAAAATAAGAGCAATATGCTTTTAACGTTTTTTACAAGATTAACGCGGCCTTCCCG harbors:
- a CDS encoding thymidylate synthase, with amino-acid sequence MSLADKEYLGIVKNILENGALGDNRTGMPAYKLPHQIMQFDLEKEFPILTTKFVAFKTSVKEILWIWQKQSNDVRVLQDWNCHVWDEWMREDGTIGKAYGYQLGKYHQVDTLLETLKKDPQSRRMVVDLWNVQDLPDMALYPCAFLTMWDVSADGRLNCMLVQRSGDMGLGVPFNMAQYAALVCMIAQVSGLRPGLFTHVINNAHVYENHKEQLLLQLSRLPQAYDAPKLVLNSDIKNFYDFKPEDIVLKNYKHHDKIAMEVSV
- a CDS encoding dihydrofolate reductase; protein product: MSLSIIVAKASNNAIGKDNALLWHLSDDLKRFKKLTMGHPIIMGRKTFESLPGVLPGRVHYVLTGNKDYKAPEGVLLFHDVKSLMESLPEGENFVIGGEHMYKALLPYAGALYITEVEKPFDGDAFFPEIRPEDWVVTEETEGEGNIPHRFITYHRK
- a CDS encoding IS3 family transposase, whose product is MENLRKENKALLKANQSLGEKTKSLDEKCQTLAKEYKELGEQTLIKRIEYEALEIAAETIKKEEGISLKTLTNREKAIVIDALLSRSKYPLKKLLTVLNMAKASYFYQKSAMKAGDKYAEIRETIKDKFKKNRSVYGYRRIWLALRKDGKILSEKLVRRFMKEDHLVPYRKKAKKYSSYKGEISPAPNLVNRNFHADEPGKLLLTDITEFHISAGKVYLSAITDVFDGKIVAWTIGTSPNAKLVNTMLVKAREALGDDKHPIVHSDRGIHYQWPGWIALMKKFGWTRSMSKKGCSPDNAACEGVFGRVKNEMFYNRSWIGVSIKEFIAYLDDYLHWYNEDRIKITLGGMSPVEYRESLGIM
- a CDS encoding FeoA family protein, producing the protein MMPLIFAKEGETVTIRRISGKDDVRQHLAELGFVMDAEVLIVSHMAGNLIVQVKGSRIALDKSMAQRIFF
- a CDS encoding FeoA family protein, with amino-acid sequence MKTLKEVAVGETAKVKKIGGNGPTRRRIMDMGITKGVDVFVRKVAPLGDPIELTVRGYELSIRKSEAEVIEVEE
- the feoB gene encoding ferrous iron transport protein B, with protein sequence MSIRIALAGNPNCGKTTLFNELTGSNQYVGNWAGVTVEKKDGILKGHKDVIIQDLPGIYSLSPYTLEEKVARNYLVNEQPDVILNIIDGTNLERNLYLSTQLIEIGLPVVMAVNMMDLVKKSGDKIDIKKMGEELGCEVVEISALQGKGCKEAAERAIEAAKSGRKHCLPSVFTGSVEHAIAHIEESIHDKVDKEFVRWYAIKVFERDHDATDALQLDPKTLAHLDTHIKDCEDEMDDDSESIIINQRYSYIGRIISSVLTKKHDCHAMTVSDKIDRVVTNRILALPIFFAIMTFVYYISVTTIGTWATDWTNDVFFGEYVNDAAAGLMEAIAAPDWLESLVVDGIIGGVGTVLGFVPQIVLIFFFLALLEDSGYMARVAFIMDRIFRKFGLSGKSFIPILVGSGCGVPAVMATRTIEDQRDRRMTIMLCTFIPCSAKAVIISMITSTFFPDSVLMAPAMYFLGIAVIVLAGIALKKTSAFAGDPAPFVMELPAYHIPAMKGVIRHMWDRAKGFIIKAGTIIFAACVIIWFFSAFNASMEMVDIEDSMLAAFGGAISWIFAPVGLGDWKGAVAVISAEMAKENAIGTLAVLNGVAADAEDMELMAGIAGMFTPIAAFSFMILNLFDPPCVVAMATIAREMGDRKWAALAIGFQIMLGYGMAFVAYNIGSWLFYGAAFGIGQVLAIVVSLAALWMIVRPAPKKKEEILEGAGVKA